A stretch of Fundicoccus culcitae DNA encodes these proteins:
- a CDS encoding glycosyltransferase — translation MYKILFSRSEKAMRPGIEAYIEYFNQSEEFEVVVNHEGDFVPDYSIFDVVWECKGIGGVKKGDYVLVHEYNSLSTAPFPKTKNILKVRLNTKPDMRVFLNKFVAKQFHFKDDVPTFYRDIGIDPQTLTLSQHKNNTKEYDFVYLGAISKAREIDQLLKGFITSNTNKSFLLIGDTNNEIYNEFKNEPNIVFTGRVPFKEVAKIAVKAKYGINYIPDRYPFNIQTSTKLLEYMAMDLKIITTDYQWVRDFEKTTQSQFFYIDDKHPTFEMKNIEGFAFKNNAQFEDLYWDNIIDKSGIKHELLRQLEAKATTKRDKRY, via the coding sequence ATGTATAAAATTTTGTTTTCTCGTTCTGAAAAGGCCATGCGGCCGGGTATCGAGGCTTACATCGAATATTTTAATCAATCTGAAGAATTTGAAGTTGTTGTCAACCATGAGGGGGATTTCGTTCCTGACTACAGCATTTTTGATGTGGTGTGGGAATGCAAGGGGATTGGTGGCGTGAAGAAGGGCGACTATGTCCTAGTACATGAGTACAATTCCTTATCGACCGCGCCATTTCCTAAAACAAAAAATATCCTCAAAGTACGACTCAACACTAAACCGGATATGCGCGTCTTCCTCAACAAGTTTGTTGCCAAACAATTTCATTTTAAGGATGATGTGCCGACCTTTTATCGGGATATCGGAATTGACCCACAGACCCTAACACTATCGCAACACAAAAACAACACCAAAGAATACGATTTTGTTTACCTGGGCGCCATATCCAAAGCGCGCGAAATTGACCAGCTGCTGAAAGGTTTCATTACTAGTAACACCAACAAAAGCTTTCTCCTCATCGGGGATACCAACAATGAAATATACAACGAATTTAAAAACGAACCGAACATCGTCTTTACGGGTCGGGTGCCCTTTAAAGAAGTGGCGAAAATAGCTGTGAAAGCAAAATACGGAATCAACTACATTCCAGATCGCTACCCCTTTAACATTCAGACCTCGACCAAGTTACTGGAATATATGGCCATGGACTTAAAAATAATTACGACGGATTATCAATGGGTGCGGGATTTCGAGAAAACCACTCAGAGTCAATTTTTCTACATTGATGACAAACATCCGACCTTTGAAATGAAAAACATTGAAGGCTTTGCGTTCAAAAATAATGCGCAATTTGAAGATTTGTATTGGGACAATATTATCGATAAATCGGGCATCAAGCATGAATTATTGCGCCAACTAGAAGCAAAAGCAACCACTAAACGAGACAAGAGGTATTAA
- a CDS encoding acetyltransferase yields the protein MEQQRTLYILGAGGHGKVVADAAKRMQRWQAIYFLDDKLINQTVLGIPVIAGIHDLSLSLPDHQQAEFIVAIGDNASRCHHLTRLKQQNLTIATIIHPTATIAADVTVGVGTVIFAQVVINASTKIGNGCILNTACSVDHDCTIEDGTHLSPGARLAGGVHLHPQTWIGTNSTLINNVEVAAHSIIGAHSLVLDDLKTSGTYVGNPVRKIK from the coding sequence ATGGAACAGCAACGAACCTTATACATCCTAGGCGCCGGCGGCCACGGCAAGGTGGTGGCAGACGCAGCCAAACGCATGCAGCGGTGGCAGGCCATTTATTTCCTAGATGACAAGCTGATTAACCAAACCGTCTTAGGCATCCCGGTGATTGCCGGCATACACGACCTGTCGCTAAGCCTGCCCGATCACCAACAAGCCGAGTTCATCGTTGCCATCGGCGACAACGCAAGCCGTTGCCACCACCTGACGCGGCTCAAACAGCAGAACCTGACAATAGCCACCATCATCCATCCGACGGCCACCATCGCCGCCGATGTCACCGTCGGCGTTGGTACCGTGATTTTTGCCCAGGTGGTCATCAACGCCTCGACCAAAATCGGTAACGGCTGTATTCTAAACACCGCCTGTTCCGTGGATCACGATTGCACCATCGAGGACGGCACCCACCTTTCCCCCGGCGCGCGACTGGCCGGCGGCGTCCACCTGCACCCGCAAACCTGGATTGGCACCAACAGCACCCTAATCAACAACGTCGAAGTCGCCGCCCACAGCATTATCGGCGCCCACAGCCTGGTGCTGGACGACCTGAAGACGAGCGGCACTTACGTCGGCAACCCCGTTCGTAAAATCAAATAA
- a CDS encoding sugar transferase, with amino-acid sequence MRIYQRFFKRLLDVLLSGLALIVLSPIILILYLLVRQKLGQPAFFVQERPGKDHQIFKMYKFRTMTNATDANNNLLPDSQRLTPFGKMLRSTSLDELPELWNILIGDMSLVGPRPLLTSYLPLYNKFQAQRHLVRPGLTGLAQVKGRNALTWDEKFQLDVDYVHNISFVNDLKIILLTMVTVFKRDGISHAESATMEPFKGDGKQVEP; translated from the coding sequence ATGCGGATTTATCAGCGATTTTTCAAACGCCTATTGGATGTTTTGTTGTCGGGTCTGGCGCTCATCGTCCTGTCGCCCATCATCCTCATCCTATACCTACTGGTCAGACAAAAATTAGGCCAACCCGCCTTTTTCGTCCAAGAACGGCCAGGCAAAGACCATCAAATATTCAAAATGTATAAATTTCGAACGATGACGAACGCCACCGACGCCAATAACAATTTGCTCCCTGACAGCCAAAGGCTCACACCCTTCGGCAAGATGTTGCGGTCAACCTCTTTGGATGAGTTGCCCGAGCTGTGGAATATCTTAATCGGCGATATGAGCCTTGTGGGTCCCAGGCCGCTCTTGACTAGCTATCTGCCCCTGTACAACAAATTCCAGGCGCAGCGACATTTAGTTAGGCCGGGCTTAACAGGGTTGGCGCAGGTCAAAGGGCGCAACGCACTGACTTGGGACGAAAAATTTCAGCTGGATGTGGACTATGTGCATAATATTAGTTTCGTGAACGACCTGAAAATCATCCTTTTAACGATGGTGACGGTGTTCAAGCGCGACGGCATTTCACACGCCGAATCGGCGACAATGGAACCTTTTAAAGGCGACGGGAAGCAGGTGGAGCCATAA
- a CDS encoding DegT/DnrJ/EryC1/StrS family aminotransferase produces the protein MVMERIFLATPHMSEENYEQEFIQQAFDTNWIAPLGENVDNFEKEVTELVGVKHACALASGTAAIHLALKAVGVTKDDIVFVQSLTFSATVNPIVYEEAIPVFIDSEPGQWNMDPEQLRQAFRKYQPKAVIAVHLYGLSAKIDEIKAICEEYQVPLIEDAAESLGTLYKDKWTGAYGDYGIFSFNGNKIITTSGGGMLVSDNKEGIDKVRFWATQAREKAPYYQHEEIGYNYRLSNILAGIGRGQLKVLDDRIEKKRQIFDRYMEGLKDIEDISFIKESEHERSNYWLSAILLDSDKVTPKQIRETLEENNIESRPVWKPMHLQPVFIEYKVFGGQVSEDLFNRGLCLPSDTKMTVEEQDRVIDIIKSLWS, from the coding sequence ATGGTAATGGAGAGAATTTTTTTAGCCACGCCGCATATGAGCGAAGAGAATTATGAGCAGGAATTTATCCAACAAGCGTTTGATACGAACTGGATAGCGCCGTTAGGGGAGAATGTTGATAATTTTGAAAAAGAAGTGACGGAATTAGTAGGGGTCAAGCATGCATGTGCGTTGGCTTCGGGAACGGCGGCGATTCATTTAGCGCTGAAAGCGGTGGGCGTAACCAAGGATGACATTGTGTTTGTGCAGTCATTGACGTTTTCGGCGACGGTTAACCCGATTGTTTATGAGGAAGCTATTCCGGTATTTATTGATTCAGAGCCGGGGCAATGGAATATGGATCCCGAGCAATTACGGCAGGCGTTTAGAAAATATCAGCCTAAAGCGGTGATTGCGGTGCATTTATATGGCTTGTCGGCGAAGATTGATGAAATTAAAGCAATTTGTGAGGAATATCAGGTGCCGTTGATTGAGGATGCGGCTGAAAGCCTCGGGACGCTTTACAAGGATAAGTGGACAGGCGCTTATGGGGATTATGGGATTTTTTCGTTTAATGGGAATAAGATTATTACGACTTCTGGCGGCGGTATGTTGGTGTCCGACAACAAAGAAGGTATTGACAAGGTGCGGTTTTGGGCAACACAGGCGCGTGAGAAGGCGCCGTATTATCAACATGAGGAAATTGGCTATAACTACCGTTTGAGTAATATTTTAGCGGGCATTGGGCGTGGGCAATTGAAAGTGTTGGATGACCGGATTGAAAAGAAACGTCAAATTTTTGATCGCTACATGGAAGGCCTCAAAGACATTGAAGACATATCTTTTATTAAAGAAAGTGAACATGAACGTTCGAATTATTGGTTGAGTGCGATTTTATTGGATTCCGATAAAGTGACACCTAAACAAATTAGAGAAACTTTGGAGGAAAACAATATAGAATCGCGGCCGGTGTGGAAACCGATGCATTTGCAGCCAGTGTTCATTGAATACAAAGTTTTTGGCGGCCAAGTGTCTGAGGATTTATTTAATCGCGGTTTGTGCCTCCCGAGTGATACGAAGATGACGGTCGAAGAACAAGACCGCGTTATCGACATCATCAAATCGTTATGGAGCTAA
- a CDS encoding Fic family protein, with translation MHKRLRIISYEDYGNFDDIYLERFHSPSSYITELTMYLFSTKTEARITDKEFNIFFVTIADMLPLIEQIFINSKELVEIGDDLPVSAHSKIIMNLLISEIKSTNDIEGVKSTRKEINKAVMSDKKIRFSGIVNLYKAIIEGKIIKINTLNDFRAIFDELVLDEIDDTAKPDGELFRKEAVYITSDLGTKKIHQGEPTEDRIHQKLLILIEFMNLDDISFLFKAIITHYYFEYIHPFYDGNGRMGRFLLSIYLSRKLDVYTGLSVS, from the coding sequence GTGCATAAAAGACTTAGAATTATTAGTTATGAAGATTATGGCAATTTTGATGATATTTATTTGGAAAGATTTCATTCACCGTCTTCCTATATTACCGAACTAACCATGTATCTCTTTTCGACAAAAACAGAGGCTAGGATAACGGATAAGGAATTCAATATTTTTTTTGTAACTATTGCGGATATGCTTCCTTTAATTGAACAGATATTCATTAACAGTAAGGAACTGGTTGAGATTGGTGATGATTTACCTGTCAGTGCACATAGCAAGATAATCATGAATTTGTTAATTTCTGAAATAAAGAGTACCAATGATATTGAAGGGGTAAAATCGACTAGGAAAGAAATTAATAAAGCGGTCATGTCGGATAAAAAAATTAGATTTAGTGGGATTGTTAATCTTTATAAAGCTATTATTGAAGGGAAAATTATCAAAATAAATACCTTAAATGATTTTAGGGCCATTTTCGATGAACTTGTGTTAGATGAAATTGATGATACAGCAAAACCTGATGGGGAGCTTTTTAGAAAAGAAGCTGTTTATATCACGAGCGATTTAGGTACTAAAAAGATCCATCAAGGTGAACCAACCGAAGATAGAATCCATCAAAAACTGTTAATATTAATTGAGTTTATGAATTTGGATGATATTTCATTCCTATTTAAAGCGATAATAACGCATTATTATTTTGAATATATTCATCCTTTTTATGATGGCAATGGGAGAATGGGTAGATTTTTACTTTCCATTTATTTATCAAGAAAACTGGACGTTTATACGGGATTATCCGTATCGTAA
- a CDS encoding metallophosphoesterase family protein: MRLNYRKDGIFKILQMTDTHIGNMPFHADDEKTFDLVRRAIHKLDVDLIIHTGDIIWSEGVKDADIVFKKFIEIFNESDIPVAITFGNHDTEEIITRSDLRQLFDQTVKNKAEKVDIAIFDDRENYVIPIYDASNTEIQNALFVLDSGAASPLPLSEYDWNQPEQVEWFRKTAHTYLKGDHVKRHLVFQHIPLPEYWQATDKILAGVNKETNERISSPTINTGLFANMLLNTEIWGMFVGHDHDNNFDGLFNDIHLVYGNVSGYQTYGELTRGVRIIELNQHTQDIKTYTVTNDEL, encoded by the coding sequence ATGCGATTAAATTACCGTAAAGATGGTATTTTTAAAATATTACAAATGACGGACACACATATTGGCAATATGCCATTTCATGCCGATGATGAAAAAACATTTGATTTAGTCAGACGTGCAATTCACAAACTAGATGTGGATTTGATTATTCATACCGGCGATATTATATGGTCGGAAGGGGTTAAGGACGCCGATATTGTTTTTAAGAAATTTATTGAGATTTTTAATGAAAGTGATATTCCTGTAGCTATTACCTTTGGGAATCATGATACCGAAGAAATCATTACACGCTCGGATTTACGCCAGTTATTTGATCAAACGGTTAAAAATAAAGCCGAAAAAGTTGATATTGCCATCTTTGATGATCGTGAAAATTATGTGATTCCTATTTATGATGCTTCAAATACTGAGATTCAAAATGCGCTCTTTGTTTTAGATTCAGGTGCCGCCTCCCCACTGCCTTTGAGTGAATATGATTGGAATCAACCAGAACAAGTTGAATGGTTTAGAAAAACAGCCCATACCTATTTAAAAGGTGACCATGTCAAGCGGCATTTAGTTTTTCAACATATCCCACTACCAGAGTATTGGCAGGCAACAGATAAAATTTTAGCAGGTGTCAATAAAGAAACCAACGAACGCATCTCTTCGCCCACAATCAATACAGGTTTATTTGCGAATATGCTCCTTAATACAGAGATTTGGGGGATGTTTGTGGGGCATGATCACGACAATAATTTTGATGGTTTATTTAACGATATCCATTTAGTGTACGGAAATGTCAGTGGCTATCAAACCTATGGTGAATTGACTAGAGGGGTTCGGATTATCGAATTAAATCAGCATACGCAAGACATTAAAACGTATACGGTAACTAATGATGAATTATGA
- a CDS encoding ROK family protein has protein sequence MALLVFDIGGTFIKFGVWDNDTIKNGGKFETPDNWQTLKEKMLETKISFEKKYSLEGVAFSVPGSPNSEKGVIEGESLVDYLHNFPIYQELTEMFHLPVEFENDANCAALAEISQKSDEDKSNILFIVLGTGIGGSLIINNEIINGFNNYAGEFGFMLIDGEEFNFGELATAVAMEKRYADRKQLLHNQVRAEEIFELALDGDEDAKIEVDKFYYYLTIGLYNLTTILNPNKIIIGGGVSSLEGFKERIEDEFYNLYQRINHFPYFPTIEVSSFKNEANLIGAVINFNNKK, from the coding sequence ATGGCTTTATTAGTTTTTGATATTGGTGGCACATTTATAAAATTTGGAGTTTGGGATAACGACACAATAAAGAATGGTGGGAAATTTGAAACTCCTGATAATTGGCAGACTTTGAAAGAAAAAATGCTAGAAACAAAAATTTCTTTCGAAAAAAAATATTCGCTTGAAGGAGTGGCCTTCTCAGTACCTGGTTCACCAAATTCTGAGAAGGGTGTTATTGAAGGTGAGAGTTTAGTTGATTACTTACATAATTTTCCTATTTATCAGGAGCTAACAGAGATGTTTCATTTACCAGTTGAGTTTGAAAATGATGCAAATTGTGCTGCTCTTGCTGAAATATCACAAAAAAGTGATGAAGATAAAAGTAATATTTTATTTATTGTACTTGGCACAGGCATAGGTGGTTCACTAATTATTAATAATGAAATTATTAATGGTTTTAACAATTATGCTGGTGAATTTGGTTTCATGCTTATTGATGGAGAAGAGTTTAATTTTGGAGAATTAGCTACTGCTGTGGCAATGGAAAAAAGATATGCTGATAGAAAGCAACTTTTACATAATCAAGTAAGAGCTGAAGAAATTTTTGAGTTAGCATTAGATGGTGATGAGGATGCTAAAATAGAAGTGGATAAATTCTACTATTACTTAACTATTGGACTTTATAACCTTACAACCATTTTGAATCCCAATAAAATTATTATTGGTGGGGGAGTATCAAGTCTGGAAGGTTTTAAAGAGAGAATAGAAGACGAATTTTATAATTTATATCAGCGAATAAATCATTTTCCTTATTTTCCAACTATTGAAGTTTCTTCATTTAAAAATGAAGCAAACTTAATTGGTGCGGTTATTAATTTTAATAATAAAAAATAA
- a CDS encoding GH92 family glycosyl hydrolase, whose protein sequence is MDINKVDTRHGTFNREELSNGNTLPYTGVPFGMNYFAVQNQNDSNWFFDPTLPLFQGIRLTHQPSPWMGDYCKVLFSPITKEPKVSDLEINQSSYDIDDAIFKPHFMSMFLYRYRLRFSLVPSKRGAKFNLTNYSDDELGLIIQTENGAEVICDEFDNKLFIKLTHTVNKDKSILNFFLALDFGDINFDVFQFNSENKLSDSLSKGLTTTCKSLYIKFDTKMKDIEFSLGTSFISQELAIRNLETEVLNKNSDQLINDNESEWNELLNKIQVYDNNNQKVDDFNYYLYRIFLFPQTFYEIDKNESPIHFDIYNQIVKKGKYFTNIGFWDAYRTTFPLYSIILPDLYRDVLEGIQNFYESTTHLPKWLSPDERGLMPGTHVSAVIADAAVKGLIDEEQIKFFMNALIKEAEIESEDIHFGRRGVSDTKKYGYVSINEEGSVNQTLDNSYSDFSISQLAKLIGDKETQMLYREKSLNYRNLFDKDSGFFRGKDENGNFIEPFSPDDWSREYVEASPWVSSLAVFHNFADLITLFEGKDNFKNHLLDLANSEPTYTLSKDGKEYNEISELAINGFGQIGISNQPGFHLPYLYVYVGKPEYTQLIVRQICEQLFSSSIDGYPGDEDNGSLSGWYIFSTIGFYPVTPGTNQYVIGIPQFDKICLNLPNGNVFTIRTTNHKVQNQFIKNMKLNGEDYSRLYLTHDTILNGGDFHVDLSLLPNEKDYSENQLPYSLNTDNNGID, encoded by the coding sequence ATGGATATCAATAAAGTAGATACAAGACATGGCACATTTAATAGAGAAGAACTGTCAAACGGAAACACTTTACCTTATACGGGTGTGCCATTTGGGATGAATTATTTTGCAGTACAAAATCAAAACGATTCTAATTGGTTTTTTGATCCAACACTTCCTCTATTTCAGGGTATACGACTTACCCATCAACCGAGTCCATGGATGGGTGATTATTGTAAAGTTTTATTTTCACCAATTACTAAAGAACCTAAAGTGTCAGACCTAGAAATTAACCAAAGTTCATACGATATAGATGATGCTATTTTTAAACCACACTTTATGTCTATGTTTCTTTACAGATATCGCCTAAGGTTTTCTTTAGTACCATCTAAGCGAGGAGCAAAGTTCAATTTAACAAATTATAGTGATGATGAATTAGGGTTAATAATACAAACAGAAAATGGTGCCGAAGTAATCTGTGATGAATTTGATAATAAATTATTTATAAAATTAACACATACTGTAAATAAGGATAAATCAATTTTGAATTTCTTTTTAGCATTAGATTTTGGCGATATTAATTTTGATGTTTTTCAATTTAATTCTGAAAATAAATTATCCGATTCATTGTCTAAAGGTTTAACAACCACTTGTAAGTCTCTATATATAAAATTTGATACTAAAATGAAAGACATTGAATTTTCATTAGGAACTTCTTTCATTTCGCAAGAATTAGCAATACGTAATTTAGAAACAGAAGTATTAAATAAAAACAGCGACCAATTAATAAATGATAATGAATCTGAATGGAACGAATTACTTAATAAAATTCAGGTATATGATAATAATAATCAAAAAGTTGATGATTTTAATTATTATTTATACAGGATTTTCTTGTTCCCGCAAACTTTCTATGAGATTGATAAAAATGAATCCCCAATTCATTTTGATATATACAACCAAATTGTAAAAAAAGGAAAATATTTCACAAACATTGGTTTTTGGGATGCTTATAGAACTACTTTTCCGTTGTATTCAATTATTTTGCCTGATCTCTATAGAGATGTTTTGGAAGGTATTCAAAATTTTTATGAATCTACTACGCATTTACCTAAATGGTTAAGCCCAGATGAGCGTGGATTAATGCCTGGAACGCATGTAAGTGCGGTTATTGCCGATGCAGCAGTAAAAGGGCTAATTGACGAAGAGCAAATTAAGTTTTTTATGAATGCATTGATTAAAGAAGCGGAGATTGAATCTGAAGATATTCATTTTGGTAGGAGAGGAGTTTCCGATACTAAAAAATATGGATATGTATCGATAAATGAGGAAGGTAGTGTAAACCAGACCTTAGATAATTCTTACAGTGATTTTTCTATTAGTCAATTAGCAAAATTGATTGGTGATAAAGAAACTCAAATGCTCTATAGAGAAAAGTCTTTAAATTATCGAAACCTGTTTGATAAGGATAGTGGTTTTTTTAGAGGAAAAGATGAAAATGGTAATTTTATTGAGCCTTTTTCTCCGGATGATTGGTCAAGAGAATATGTGGAAGCAAGTCCTTGGGTATCGAGTCTTGCGGTGTTTCATAATTTTGCTGATTTAATTACTTTGTTTGAAGGCAAAGACAACTTTAAAAATCATCTACTTGATCTAGCCAATAGCGAGCCAACTTATACATTAAGTAAAGACGGCAAGGAATATAATGAAATATCAGAGCTTGCAATAAATGGATTTGGACAAATAGGAATTTCTAATCAGCCAGGATTTCATCTCCCGTATTTATATGTATATGTAGGAAAACCCGAATATACTCAACTAATAGTAAGACAAATTTGTGAACAATTATTTTCTTCAAGTATAGATGGCTATCCTGGTGATGAAGATAATGGCAGTTTATCGGGTTGGTATATTTTTAGCACAATTGGTTTTTATCCTGTAACACCTGGAACGAATCAATATGTAATTGGGATCCCACAATTTGATAAAATTTGTTTGAATTTACCAAATGGTAATGTATTTACCATTAGGACTACAAACCATAAAGTACAAAATCAGTTTATTAAAAATATGAAGTTAAATGGTGAAGATTATAGTCGATTGTATTTAACTCATGATACCATTTTGAATGGTGGAGATTTTCATGTTGATTTGAGCTTGTTACCTAACGAGAAAGATTATAGTGAAAATCAATTACCATATTCTCTTAATACGGATAATAATGGGATTGATTAA
- a CDS encoding glycoside hydrolase family 125 protein, with product MQHNMVLEAQTIVSKNFEDTKIKELFNNVYDDALVNTIKILDDDSVFVLTGDIPAMWLRDSACQIRPYLPFINKYADIKELVFKLIKKQFYYISIDPYANAFNEAPNSNRWDEDLPQQKPIVWERKFELDSHCFPILLSYQYWKITDDNSVFSGEYWKTIDLILDIWEIEQKHESKSEYYFYRPETDYLSNKGKGSKTEDTEMIWSGFRPSDDPCEYHFNIPGNLFALRCLTILKEIISHNNMDSSLLLKIERLYQSIKQGINSFGIAVLPNGEKIFAYEVDGLGNQLLMDDSNMPSLLSIPLLSDLDENNEIYLNTRSFILSKSNPYFFEGSKASGVGSPHTPDNHIWPLSIAVEGLTTSDRDFKLNQIKKIASNDNDTLQVHESFHKDDASQYTREWFSWGNSMFCELVLDYCGLQI from the coding sequence ATGCAACACAATATGGTATTAGAAGCACAAACAATTGTATCTAAAAATTTTGAAGATACAAAAATAAAAGAATTATTCAATAATGTCTATGATGATGCACTAGTAAACACTATCAAAATTTTAGATGATGATTCTGTGTTTGTTTTAACAGGTGATATTCCAGCAATGTGGTTAAGAGATTCTGCCTGCCAAATAAGACCATATTTACCTTTCATAAATAAATATGCAGACATCAAAGAACTAGTTTTTAAATTAATTAAAAAACAATTTTATTATATTTCGATTGATCCTTATGCTAATGCTTTTAATGAAGCGCCAAACTCAAATAGATGGGATGAAGATCTACCACAACAAAAACCAATAGTTTGGGAAAGAAAATTTGAACTAGATTCACATTGTTTTCCAATTCTACTTTCTTATCAGTATTGGAAAATAACTGATGATAATTCAGTTTTTTCGGGTGAGTATTGGAAAACAATAGATTTAATTTTGGATATATGGGAAATTGAACAAAAACATGAAAGCAAATCGGAGTATTATTTTTATCGACCTGAAACAGATTATTTGTCAAATAAGGGTAAAGGTTCAAAAACGGAAGATACCGAAATGATATGGAGTGGTTTTAGACCGAGTGATGATCCATGTGAGTATCACTTTAATATACCAGGGAATCTTTTTGCTTTACGGTGTTTAACAATATTAAAAGAAATAATCAGTCATAATAATATGGATAGTAGTTTATTGTTAAAGATAGAAAGATTATATCAAAGTATAAAACAAGGAATTAATTCTTTTGGAATAGCCGTATTACCAAATGGAGAAAAAATTTTTGCTTATGAAGTTGATGGTTTAGGAAATCAATTATTAATGGATGATAGTAATATGCCAAGTTTATTGTCTATTCCTTTGTTATCTGATTTAGATGAAAATAATGAGATCTATTTGAATACTCGTTCCTTTATTCTAAGTAAAAGTAATCCATATTTTTTTGAAGGTAGTAAGGCATCAGGAGTTGGAAGTCCCCATACACCTGATAATCATATTTGGCCATTATCAATAGCAGTAGAAGGGCTTACTACCAGTGATAGAGATTTTAAATTAAATCAAATTAAAAAAATAGCATCTAATGATAATGATACATTGCAAGTTCACGAATCTTTTCATAAAGATGACGCGAGCCAATATACCAGAGAATGGTTTTCATGGGGAAATTCAATGTTTTGTGAACTAGTTTTAGATTATTGTGGATTACAAATATAA